One part of the [Pantoea] beijingensis genome encodes these proteins:
- the thiE gene encoding thiamine phosphate synthase, whose amino-acid sequence MTTPFPATAKKLGLYPVVDSVEWIARLLDAGVRTIQLRIKDLPESEAEPAVAEAVALGKRYQARLFINDYWRLAIKYGAYGVHLGQEDLDTADLVAIRQAGLRLGLSTHDDAELDRALAVKPSYIALGHIFPTQTKAMPSAPQGLAELRRHLTRLKDISTVAIGGISIERAPEVLACGPGSIAVVSAITQAENWREATQILLALAEPPGENSAE is encoded by the coding sequence ATGACAACACCTTTCCCGGCCACGGCTAAAAAGCTGGGGCTTTATCCGGTAGTGGATAGCGTTGAATGGATAGCCCGCCTGCTGGACGCGGGCGTACGCACCATCCAGTTACGCATCAAAGACCTGCCGGAATCAGAGGCTGAGCCTGCCGTGGCCGAAGCGGTGGCGTTGGGCAAGCGCTATCAGGCCCGCCTGTTTATCAATGATTACTGGAGACTGGCAATAAAGTATGGCGCCTATGGCGTACATTTAGGCCAGGAAGATCTGGATACGGCCGATCTGGTGGCTATCCGGCAGGCAGGACTGCGCCTTGGGCTATCAACCCACGATGATGCTGAGCTGGATCGCGCGCTGGCGGTGAAGCCCTCGTATATTGCACTCGGCCATATCTTCCCCACGCAAACCAAAGCAATGCCTTCTGCGCCGCAAGGCCTGGCCGAACTGCGTCGTCACCTCACCCGCCTGAAAGATATTTCCACTGTCGCCATTGGCGGTATCAGCATCGAACGCGCACCTGAAGTATTAGCCTGCGGTCCGGGCAGTATTGCCGTCGTCAGCGCAATAACCCAGGCAGAAAACTGGCGCGAAGCAACCCAAATATTGCTCGCGCTGGCTGAGCCACCGGGAGAAAATAGTGCTGAATGA
- the thiS gene encoding sulfur carrier protein ThiS, whose protein sequence is MKIVVNDEPVTLDTPLTLTALLQQLSRHQPGTALAVNQTIVPRALWDSHLLQEGDDLVIFQAIAGG, encoded by the coding sequence ATGAAAATTGTGGTTAATGATGAACCCGTGACGCTGGATACGCCACTGACGCTGACCGCCCTACTCCAGCAACTCTCACGCCACCAGCCGGGCACGGCCTTAGCCGTCAATCAGACTATCGTGCCGCGCGCACTTTGGGATTCTCATCTTTTACAGGAGGGCGATGACCTGGTTATTTTTCAGGCCATTGCCGGGGGTTAA
- a CDS encoding thiazole synthase yields MLQIADKTFSSRLFTGTGKFANATLMLESIRESGSQLVTMAMKRVDLKGGEDGILAPLQQLGVQLLPNTSGAKTAAEAVFAARLAREALGTHWLKLEIHPDVRYLLPDAIETLKAAEQLVKEGFVVLPYCGADPVLCKRLEEAGCAAVMPLGAPIGSNQGLKTRDLLEIIIEQANVPVVIDAGIGAPSHASEALEMGADAVLVNTAIAVARDPRQMARAFRLAVEAGRLGYQSGLGQRHQQAVASSPLTSFLQHSEEL; encoded by the coding sequence ATGTTACAGATTGCTGATAAAACCTTTTCATCCCGGTTGTTCACCGGGACCGGGAAATTCGCTAATGCGACGCTGATGCTGGAGTCGATTCGCGAATCAGGCTCTCAGTTGGTTACCATGGCGATGAAACGTGTCGATCTTAAAGGTGGCGAGGACGGAATTCTGGCACCGCTTCAACAATTGGGCGTGCAGCTCTTACCGAATACCTCGGGAGCAAAAACCGCCGCCGAAGCGGTGTTTGCAGCGCGACTGGCGCGTGAAGCGCTGGGAACGCACTGGCTTAAGCTCGAAATCCATCCCGATGTCCGTTACCTGCTGCCCGATGCGATCGAAACACTGAAAGCCGCGGAGCAATTAGTCAAAGAGGGTTTTGTGGTGCTGCCCTACTGCGGAGCCGATCCCGTGCTGTGCAAACGACTGGAGGAAGCCGGGTGTGCCGCAGTGATGCCGCTGGGTGCGCCGATTGGCAGCAATCAGGGGTTGAAAACCCGCGATCTGTTGGAAATCATTATTGAACAGGCAAACGTGCCGGTGGTCATTGATGCCGGTATTGGCGCTCCCAGCCACGCCAGCGAAGCGCTGGAAATGGGGGCTGATGCCGTACTGGTCAATACGGCTATTGCCGTGGCACGCGATCCCCGGCAGATGGCGCGGGCGTTTCGCCTTGCCGTTGAAGCTGGCAGGCTGGGTTATCAGAGCGGTTTGGGACAACGGCATCAGCAGGCTGTGGCCTCCAGCCCATTAACATCATTCCTGCAGCACAGCGAGGAGCTATAA
- a CDS encoding HesA/MoeB/ThiF family protein, which yields MLNDNDFLRYSRQLLLEEFGIEGQQKLQQSSVLIVGLGGLGSPAALYLAAAGVGKLLLADDDTLHISNLQRQILFRTDEVGQSKVALAQKQLQALNPQIEVIALEQRMDETTLTTAIQQADLVLDCSDNMATRHAINAACVTNDTSLVSGSAVGFSGHLMVITPPWRQGCYRCLWPDDVEPERNCRTAGVLGPVVGVIGTLQALEALKLLAGHPSALNGKLRLFDGYQHSWRTLDLERAPHCEICGGKA from the coding sequence GTGCTGAATGATAATGACTTTCTTCGCTACAGCCGTCAGCTGCTGCTGGAAGAGTTCGGTATTGAAGGACAACAAAAACTCCAGCAGTCCAGCGTACTGATCGTCGGTCTGGGAGGGCTGGGCTCTCCCGCTGCACTTTATCTGGCCGCCGCTGGTGTGGGCAAACTGTTGCTGGCGGATGATGACACGCTTCATATCAGTAATTTACAGCGGCAAATACTGTTCCGTACCGATGAAGTTGGACAATCCAAGGTCGCGCTGGCGCAAAAACAGCTTCAGGCGCTAAATCCGCAGATTGAAGTGATTGCGCTGGAACAGCGTATGGATGAGACGACGCTAACGACGGCCATACAACAAGCCGATCTGGTGCTGGACTGCAGCGATAACATGGCAACCCGTCATGCGATTAACGCTGCCTGTGTGACCAATGATACCTCACTGGTTAGCGGCAGTGCGGTTGGGTTTAGTGGTCATCTGATGGTGATTACGCCGCCCTGGCGACAAGGCTGTTATCGCTGCCTGTGGCCGGATGACGTGGAACCAGAGCGTAACTGTCGCACCGCCGGGGTATTAGGTCCAGTCGTTGGTGTGATCGGTACGCTACAAGCCCTGGAGGCGCTGAAATTACTGGCCGGACACCCATCCGCTCTCAATGGCAAACTGCGGCTTTTCGATGGCTATCAGCACAGCTGGCGAACGCTGGATCTGGAACGGGCACCACACTGTGAAATCTGCGGAGGTAAAGCATGA